The following nucleotide sequence is from Drosophila simulans strain w501 chromosome 3L, Prin_Dsim_3.1, whole genome shotgun sequence.
CTTATCACCTGCACAAACTGATTCCATTGCAGAATACAAGCTCCTTTTTCGCTAGTATTACTTTATTAATCAACCTCAGtggttgcattttaaatagcaaaaataaattatttgacaTGTACGTAAACACTGATCGCcataaatagtttatttttcaaaatacaaTAATGGAATAAAATAGGGTCTAACCAGAACATCAGTGCCTAAAAATTGACATTTAACGCGGTTTTTGTATAAGTTGATGAGTGAAATTTTCCGAGTATTGATCAATTCTAAGGAATGTGCTACCACATTCGTCTGACGTCATGTGTTATATTATGATAACGCACTCTTTTGGTATCTCACAGAGATAAGATAACCCATATCTTACCAGTTACCCACACCAGTTAACTAATGTCAAAATTTGGTTTGTTTACATGCTTTTTGTGTAAACGAGCTCggcaattttgttttattaattttatgttatatatttcttgtagATTGGTTGAAAAGGCAATATGAATCTAGGCCACTGGAATTTTCTTCTAGCTTTATTCAGTTTACAAACGTTTTTCAACGCCTCCGCACAGATAAGCACTGAAAATAACAGTTTGAAGGGATCAAACAGCTCAAAGTAAGAAATGCtcaaaacatttgttttcgaaaaatactAATTTTGAATTCTTTGCATTTTCTATAATATAATTTGCTTTGCTTAGTATTTCCTATGAAGACACATTCAATAGCACTTCGACCGAGGTTCTGGACGCCTCAATACATTCAACACTGGATGTATCTCAAACATATTCGACAGAAGCTGCAACAATTCAATCAGGTGCTAGGTTCGCAACCTCTGTTCCTGTTCAAAGTCCTGTAGACAACCCGTTAGATCCAGCGGACTGTTCTCAACGGGAAAAGTACAGAAAACAACCAGTTGCAACACCATCGTCGCGTTTAAGAAAATGCTGCCCACATGGagaaaacttaaatatatatcggGAAAATCAAAGCGATTCTATGTGCGACAACGGACTCTTAAGCTTCGAACCGACTATAATAAGTGCAGTTCTGTTCGATAACTGCATTGAAGACTTGGAGATTGAGACAACGCTCGACTACGACATAGGAAATCCGTGCAACAGGTATGTAAGCGAAGCGAGACATCCCcatgtttaatttaatcgaAGTACACATTCCTCTGCAAAATTAGTTCTCTTTTGTACGACGACGAAGAGGACGTTTTCTTCGTTCTGCAAGACGGTTCGCTATTAATCATCGACAAATTTGGCAACGAATCGTACACAGTGAAAGAACATTATTGCTTGGATATTGATAAGTCGGGACACTTGTTTGCCTTTACATGTGTAACCCAAGTGGAAGAACAAATTGCTTTCGCAAAAGTAAGTCGATGTGACATTAATTTCTATTTACCAATGGATGAATATTATTTCAGGTCGTTTTTGTTGCCGTTCTTATGCTAATATCTATGCCCTGCCTGCTATTAGTTAGTTATTTGCACATGACACTTCGCTTGTTGCGCAACTTGCATGGTCTCTCGCTAAGTTTGATGTCCCTGTGCTTGGCGTCTGGATACTTTGTGCACTCCGTTGTGCACATCTATGGGATCCCGAACCAAGGGTTCATTGGCTACGTCATAcagttttgtattttaagttatttctTCTGGTACTTGTGCATATGCTTCAATGTTCTTTTGAATGTGTGGTACAAGTTGCCCTGCTGCATTCAATGCTCAAAGAGTTGGGCCACCTTTAATTTTGGGTGTTACgctgtttttgctttttctggACCGGCCACAATAGTTGCATTAACTGTTCAAAAGGGACTCCCAGGAATGCCGTCTTACTTTCTGCAAGGCAAGTAATTAACAGAACAATAATACTTTAGAGCATAAGTAATAACAGGTGTATTATTTAAAGGCCTCACTGAATCCATCCGAGATTCCCAACGTTACTTTATTCCTCCAGTGTCTACTATACTTTTTCTAAGTTTTTTGGTAAGCACTTCTTTTCGTaccagttttttgttttatgctaATGCTGTAATAATGTACGATTATTAGATTAACATCATATCGTTCTTCGGATTTCAACGTATAAGCGGCTACGCCAAGGCTGAAAAAAACATTCAGGAgcgaaaatgtttgtttgaCCAACAAAAGTATGAAGATGTTAAAAAAGAGTGAGTGCACATTTATTACAGTCCTaacacaaaaaattattttaattttttgccattagCGCTAAATGTGTCAGTTTACTTGGAATAATAATGGTCGTAAGCTGGCTGCTCGAAATAATAACGTTTTACTCGGGATCGAATTCGAATTACCTGATACTCTGCGACATGGTGAATGGACTCCAGGGAGTTTGGGTACTGCTAATTTTTCTAGTCGTGCGCAGGCGTCGCACAATAATATTAAGGTGGTGGTATGATCGTGGTTCCCACGAAATTGAAGGCACAGAGCTGCAAGCTCTTAGTAATAGTCCCACATAGATATACAATTATAATACATTACTTCAAATCTACGATCGCCGTTAATATTACATTAATTTTAtgattatattaaattctGGTTTATTTGACCTGCAAAGAATGATGTGCTTATAACCAAATCAAATTGatgaaaagagaaaaacattcaaaaatTGATCGGCTGAACCTGATATCCTTTAATAGAATATATGTTATTGCGGGCCACATGACCGAACAATTTCCCAATCATATTTGTGAAAACTCAACTTTGTGTAAATTGTGGTTTATTTAAACTTATACAAAtactattaaatattaaatgtttgctGTCACTTATATGGTCATATAAAGTTAAATAGTCATTTTATTGTAAGAATGTTTTACCATCTTTGCTAATACTCTAAAAGGAAATGTGTAATTATGCGTGCGTTACCAAAATGAGCCATTTCTGTTTCTTGTCGATTGCGATTGTTTTGAATTATGATACGAAGACAACGTTTTCTAACGTTTCTTAATACGGCGATTTCATCATAAGAATAATTGTGTATTTACATGTTATATGCTACGTATATGGGATCCAGTTGGTCGGCTAGAAAACCATCCCGTAAATGCATCCGTTGCTTTTCGCCCCGACTATTAATAGGCACCACACCTAGAAACAATAGTTCacaaaatgaataattatcattataaaaaaatgtatcacAAACCTGGATCAACAACCACTACAACGCCTACTATAAGCTGATGATCTTCTAATACTGTGTTTGTGACCAAGGGAACCAAATCCAAAGCTTCTGATTCATTGCCGTCCAACTCGACAACAACGACTAATAGGTTTGTCCAGGTGAAAACGGCGctgattaaaaaaaataatgtgtGATTTTTTCAAAAAGCCCGTCTTTTAAATCTTACCACTCAGCAATTTTTTTGTGACAGCGCATTACCGAATTTTCGATATCAATTGGGTGATAGTTCATGCCACGTAAAGAGATCACTTCATCAACAGCTCCGACTACATACACTGCGTCGTGTAGTTCTTGATCAGCATTGCTTGCGCCGCCTACCAGGCTATGCTCGGAATTTCCACCCAAggaaacatttgaaaaatttagTTGCAATTGACTTATCGAATTCAAAGATTCTGTATCACTATCGCGACTTGCCACACTTGGTGTGGTCTCGTCAAGCAGTGATGCTGATTGCGAGCATTCGGTGCGGCGTAAGAATCCTAAATATCCAGTACGTGCATATAGCTCGGAGGTGGCCCCAGTTACCAATTTCGCGTTGAAGTGATCATTGTAGTCAGTTTCGTCACCATAAATTGTAAAGTAACCATTTGCGTTATGAGGAGCTTGAACCTTaggaaaaattaataaattagtaTTGATAGGATAATTATGcagtttgtaaattgttaCCCAGATTTCTCCCAAATGCGAGTCGCCACAGTGGCCCTTGGTTTCGGGATTTGCTATTATCACTTTTACGCCTGGTAAAAGTTTACCTGATTCAATTACACACAACGAATTTGGCGCTCCACGCTCCACCAAAGCGACACGATTATTTCGCAATGCTCTCATATCTACGTACACTTGAGCACTCTCTGCAGAACTAGCCCCTTGGACACAGATGGCCGGATTTACACGACACCCAAACGAAGTTGACACGCAGCGCGTATTCAGACCAAGGGCTTGAAAGAGCTTGCAGAACTGCTGGGTCAGTTGCACTCTGGGACGCTCTTCTGCCACCACGACACACGTCCGTACGCATCTCAAATCTATGTTTCGTTGCTTTAAGGAAGGTATAGAATTGCTGAGAGCTTTTGTGCATAACTCTATTACACCATATGAACAGAACGTGTCGCGAACGCGGTGTTGAGATAGAGTTGACAGCCATAAACTGGGATTTGCTTCGACCTCGTAGGGCGCGATAAGTATAGAATGGTGGCCACTATATACTCCGATAAGAGTCCACATAACAAATCCAAGGCCGCAGTACGGATCCAAACATAAAGCAACATGTCGAGAAGGATACAGCTCACAAGCCAATTTTAAACTGGCGCACAGACTAGAGAGAGATCTGTTAGATAGACAAAAATTGAATACACACATTTCGTTAAAACTCAATTCGACCTATGTACCGATGCGTGATGTTAACACCGCTAAGACGTCCACAAGTTGATACGCTAAAGTCCAAATAGGCGCTAGAGTCAAAGGAGACCGTGGCTATGCCCGCATATTTGCGTTTCGGGTTGTCATCAATATCTAATATAGGAGGCCATGTCTTTGGGTCAATAGAGGTTGCTGCCTCTCGAGATTTGAGTAACTTAATAATCGGCTGTATGGAGAGTACAATGCCACTTTTAGAGACATCAACAATCATCCGAACAGTGGGTAACGtggtatttaaattttgtggaTGTGGAGGCCGAATGGTAATTGGTATTGCACCCAAATATAGGCATCCATAAAATGCGCACAGCAAATCGAGACCTGGAGGAAATATAAGCGCTGCGGGAAAATCGGACTATATTAGCATTCCTATAGTGTGTACATAGAAAAACTTACCAACGTGGTCTCCTGGCTCAATTCTTCCTCGTTCTTGTAACAATGCCGCTATTTTCTCTGCCCGCTTATGCAACTCAGAGCATGTCAGTGTTTTCGCGATGGCACCTGAAGCGCAAGTCTAGAATTCGTTTCTTTTAAAAAGGAACCAAACTTACCCTTGGAGTTTAGCAGTGTAAATATTATATGATCGGGGGACGTGTTTGCTCGCCAACGCAACACACCTGTTATCAGTTGTGGCTGTTGAAGTTTGACAGTTTTTTAGTCGCAATTTTTGACATTAGACATGTTAACCAACCTTTCTTTCGCAATCTTCTGCTAGGCCAACATCCCGTCCATGGGCTTCAGCAAGGCGATTGCCCTGAACTAAATTTCCAACCATCACAGAGGCTGGTCCTACACCCGTGTCTGTAATACCACATCCAGATGATGAGCTTAATTTTGCGGCAGTTTGCACACCTTATTTGTTTGAGGAATGGTTAGTAGTAGAATGATTTATCGGTTTTGTACAAGGATTCATTACAGAAGTGATTAATTTATGCGATTTCATTAGTTATGTTggcatttgtgtttgttgtcgATATAATACAGTGTTgttatttggtttttgcagTGAGTGTTGTTGTGGTCATAGAAGTAATCGCAGCATTGTTGAAGGGTTGGTGGTTAAAAATAGAGGAAagcaatatttgtattttattaagGTAAATAAAGCACAGAAAgtccaaaaagccaatttgtaacaattctttaaaatcaAGTATGCGAAGAACTTACCTTGATGTAGCTCCCGTGGCTTTGGTAGATTGGTAACACATGTATGTGGGCACATTAAAACATTCGCTGGGTGGAGAGATCCCTCCAAGAACCTTCGTCGTGCTTCGCATAAATGTATGCCACCAAGAGGAGTCTTTGGCAAATGATTCGGTGGAACCAATGCCAGGCAGTAAATTCCAACTTGGTGAATGGAGTCTACTGCTTGCAGAACACGTGACATCCATTGGAAACTTTCTTCCTCTGAGCAGTCCGGACGTTGCTCAGCAATTACGCACACGCGTTCGTCGCGCAAAACCTTAATGCTAAATACAGCAATGCGTCCTCGGTAAATAAACCGCATGGGTTCCACAGCTAACACTGTGGCAATAATGTCATCCGCATTGTGCTTTCTACCGGTTACGGTCATCAGCCCATCGCGGGACCCGCACACAAAGACCAACCCTCCCGGACCAAGAAAGCCCAGTAGGCCTGATCTAACGTAAAAGTCTTCGCCAATTGGTTTGGAAATAATGTTCACCGTGCCATTTCCATCTTTTGGTTGTTCCAATTCTTCCAATAAAGGCTGAACCTTGAAAGTTGAATTTGTCATTCCGTCGAGACCAAAATAGCTGGCGCTTGTGGATCCGCTAGTAACGCATATTTCGCCGACCTGATCGGTTTTGCACAGCACAGGGGGTCCTTCCGATCGAACCACTACCATTTGTGCTGCTGGCATAACTTGACCACAGTCCTGCAAGGTGAGTGATGTTAATGAGTCTTCACTGTCAACGCGTACAACTCCATGTGATAGTGCTGCCATTGAAAGCACACCACGTCCAGTAGCTGACGGACTAAATCCACAAGATCCTCGCCCAGGACGCCGAAGGGAAACAGTAAATACTTCAGAGCTACTAGCACATGGACAAATTGCATCTGAGCGTAATCCTTTAGCTTGAAAAACACTCAAGAACTGGTCACATGAGGATAACGACCAGGGGTTGGCTCCATCGGCTACCAGCAACATACGTAGAGAGGAAAGCGATATATCCTTATGATCTTTAGTAGCGAGTAGTCCCCAATGTAGATCACGACTCTTAACCAAGCAACAAGAAGCTCGgtgttttgttattaattgcATCCAGCTTGACGGACGCAATTTCATCAATGCGTAGGGTATGAAAATAACGTGCATACCATTCAGAACGGATGTCAAGACCGAATGCCATAATCCAACTTCACGCTTGAAGTCCAAGACACACACAATTGTTTCGCCTTCGGTATAATGGCAGGCCATAGTCAAAGCACGGCAATGATTGATCATCGCTGCGCGAGTAACAGTGACTCCTGTAAAACAGATTaagtaattatttataaatatttggatgCTGATATATGTTGCACTTACCCATAACACTGCCTTCCTTATCTGTCGTGTATTCTATATAAGCTGCAGCCGAATCATCGGCCCGTAAATTGCCAACGTTGAATTCTTTGGGCGGCTTAGGTAAATGCTCAGTCACAAACCACTGCAAGCGTGGCCAGCCCTTTAATTTTGCTATTTCCCCCGTGGTGGTTGATTTAGGAAGACCTTTTAAGCAAGCTTCTGAGGTAAGAGCTACAGTTATGCCACAAGAACTCAATAAGAATCCCACTTGCTGCGGAGGTGTATCCGAGCTAGACAGCGGCAATTCTATTGGAAGGGGTACTAACCCCCGAAACATACACCCATACCAGGCTGTAATGAAACTGTAATTTATCTAATTAATATTGTATACACCTTAAAATACATCAAAGATTTGTGTTGCTCTTTAGAGACTTGAAATGAACGAATTTCGAAGGAATGCCAACACACATACTAACCTTAAGGGGTCATTATTAGGGTAAACCAGGGCAACACGATCGCCGGGCTTCAGTGTTACTTGCTCAGGACCCttgctaaatatttttgtggaCAAAGCATGGGCAATCTTTTGTGCGCGCGAAAGTAGCTTGCCATATGTTAAGGTAGTTGTTATCTTCCCATTCGGATCGAGCACTGTAGCCATTGGACTTTTAAACGAGTTTGTGCCATATCGTTGGAGTGCGCATTCGAGCGTTCTTGGAAGTCCTGCAGGTATGGATAGCTGCTCGCCTTGCACAGGAGTCATTGTGCTGCCCTCCGGTTTGGGAGCATTGGGATCCTTCGTATTGGCAGCAATCTCCAGTTCAATGTCGTTATCCTCATAGAACTCCGGTAGTGGGCGACGCTTAGGTCTTTTAAGGGTGTTAAGCAGTTGCTGAATCTTAGCCGatactttccactttccattGGCATCTGTCTCGTTCAGTTCATTTTGAGAAACATTAACATATCGAGTCACTCGATCCGCAGCACGATGAGCATTATTAAACTGTGTGATGTCGGGAGCGTTGTCTAAAAACAAACGATAATTACATTATGAAAATCACACAAGAAACACATAAACTACGCTTTAATGGAATTTACTTAATTCCGCTGTTTCTTAAGTTACttacattgtttttgtttaaacgcTTTGTCCGAAAAGTCATTCTCTCGCTTGTATGCAATCGGCGGACAGTCCGAACTTAAAGGTTCTGAAGTTGGCTGTGtaatgattatttaattaattatttaatttaattaatacaaCTTTCTGCAATCTGCCAACGTTTATATACCCTAACTTCAATTCTACAAAGCAATCTATTAGAATAAAATCATAGCTTCGTTGATTCTTATCATGagttttaactttttataCATTAGTTAAAGAGTATAATTCgtttaatacattttctatttttcgatttttctatatttcgattttaattagttCACATCGGAACAgtataacaataatatatacTGCAATATTGTCGAAGCTagctttttttcttctttaaatgtattattattatattactcACAAGTGGAGGTAAGTTTTGCGGTGGTCGCCTTTCTGGAGCGCTATTCGGTGCCGTATACTTCTGATTTGGAATTTGGTTCTGTTTTACGTCTGGCCTCGCATGCTGCTGTGAACCCATCGATGATTCACGAATTGGAGGTTTAATTATCGGTTCTGGTGGCAGTATGCTATTGCTTATATGATCCCGCGGATAATTGTACTCCTTGTCGGGGGAAATTGTCTCCTCGGGTATGGATTCGTCATCCGTCGATGAGTCCAGCTCATCATTGCACCCAGGGCTTCGGTTTAATACAGATGTGCGCTTCGATGGCATTGGAAGGCTGGGTTTTGGTCGTCCCTTGAGAGCTGCAAGGGCCTGTTGCACAGCCTCTTGTCGTACTTCTAGGGGTCAGATGATCAGAGTaaaatgttgttgctgtaaCTTGTTCTACTAACCAGAATGATAACGCTTCTCATTGTGCGTTACTTTGCGCTGTGTGCGTCGTTGACGATGCTGACTATTATTAGTTGACTGTTGGTTCTGAAAAGCACTTGGCTCGCGAGTGTTCTGATACCCGGGATCGCCGACTGCTCCACCCTGCGGTCGCATATTTTCGTAGCCGGGAGCCCCAGCATTTCCGCTCTGAGGTGTCGATGACAAGCTCATGGCGGCTGGCTGATGGAAGTCGATTTTTTTGGAATGTCTTTGCTGCGAGGAGGAGAGGGAGGGCACTTCAGTCACATAGCTGTAGCCCTCGCTGGACACAATGACGCCGTCGTTATTGATGTTTCCGTGGTTGGTGCTGTTGTTGGCATTTTTAACGTTGTAGTATGGCGGTGGCGGCGTACTTTTCACTTTGTCGCCTGTGCACAACAAAAGGATCAAAAGCTAGCTGGTGACGACCAAACGACCAAATACCAAAGTTTTCAAACATACCTTCTGGCTTTTTAAGGAACGGCTGCAACAGCTTCGCCCTCTTCTTTTCGTAGCCTTTCTGCGTAATGTCACCTAGAAAAGCGGATGGGAATGTTTTCTTAACGATTAATATGTCCGCTGGGCCTTGTCGTTATTGGAAAAGCGTGTAATAGCGACTGAATCATATACTCATGCTGAAAGCCACTgcacacaacacaacacacacacttttcttttaattgGTCGGTCCCCCACTACATGTGGGCAGCTTTCAGCGAAGCAAAAGCCGAGAACAGCACTTGTAATCCCAATTGGGGGCGACAAGTACCCAATGACTTGAATCAGACCAGACTACGTCTGCCACAGTTTTCACGCGATTTTCTACAACTCAGTCGCCGCACATTaacaacaatattttatttttgtgtgtacTACAAACGGGCTCTATTTCAAATAGGTATACCTTCCGACAGCTCTAAGTCCAGTTCGGCGAGCTTCTCGCGGACGTAGCCAGGCAGCGAGGCAGTGTGCTCCATGGTAGATGATAAGAGTGGCTTCAGGCTTTTGTTCTATCCTCTTCCTTGGAGGATTCGTCTAAACTTTGGCTGGTCGCAgtacacaaacacacccaGACACCGCTACTTTCCCACTTCGCTGTCAAAAATCGATCGATTTGCcatttattgtatttcacattttgccgacgcaaataaatacatttgtaCTTGCGCAGCACCAGTACTTTGGGTTAGTTAGAAAACACGATATTACGAATGTCTTTTACGAATTTGCACaattaaagtaaacaaagaaaaatagCAGTACAAATCGATTTTATGAACTAGCGAAAAATTGATAACTATTTCTTCATTCTCTTGAGGCAACagcctttttcatttttcgagACGCGGCCACACTGCCCAAGTAATCGAACCACGAATTTAAGTGttatttttaatgatattAGGCATAGAACCGTTATAATTAGAAAAACTCTATATTTGTTATATCTATATTTGTTACTTTAATCGCTCGACTcttaaatttcaattcaacAAAAGCAATTGGTGGGCATTTTGCTATGTAGCCCTGAAATTCTGTAGAAATTATCGATATCTGTATGTAAGGCGGGTATAAGCACAATCGGATTACGAGCACAAAAACAAGGGAAACCTGGACACGATTAGTGGCGAAGAAAAACGAAGTCCTGCCAACTTAgtccaaattgttttttagccGGCTGCCTACACGCCTGCGTTTTGAGCAAAGCGGTAGTATCTTTTTCGGGGCCATCGATAGCTTGTCATCTCCAGTAAAAATGCGTGagttaatttaaaaaacactAGGCATACAACTAATTATTCTTACGATGCAGAGAACTTGAAGATCCAAGAGGAAGTAAATTCATTGATGAGTCTAGGCCAGCACTTTGATGACCAGTTAAAGCTGGCAGGCGTCGAGTTGGGCGATTTCTCGGACGACGACCTGGCGCTCCTTGACAAATGCGCCCAATATTATTCACTTTTGCACATCCACGACTTCAATCTAAACTACTTGCGCGATTTCTATTGTGCCAAGAAGAGGGAATGCATTGAAAACCGGCAGACCAGAGTGCAGCAACGTGTAGAGCTGCAGCGCATTCTGTCTTCCATCGAAGAGGCGACTAGGGACGTAGTTATGTTGGAGAGGTATTGGTGAACCAATCCCGTTAAGGGCTGAATCCTTGACCAAAACCTTTCTTCTGCAGATTTAAAGCTGCTGCGGAAGAGCGGCTCATCCCGGACATCGTCGTTATGCAGCGAAACGGCCAAAAGCTTGCAACAAAACAGGCCTTACTGGACCGGCAAAAAACCCTTAAGATCCCAAAGGATTTTAGTATTGAAAGTGTCATCGAGAAGGTAGATTCACTGGAGCAGCGCTAAAGAAGTGAACTGCtttcgtttttaaaaaattatttaattgtatttactCAGTAATGCAAAAACACTttacaaaaacataaaattttcaaatttaaaagatGAATGTTGAGGTTTACAAGTTTGGAACACTTCACACAATCAGAGGGTGCACTCTTTTTGgttattgtattttatgaaGGGCACGCATTTTAAAAACGTTCCAATTGTTGCTAGGTTgtgtcaaatatttatttaaagtatcATGATAGGAAAACTAGAAgaccaaataataatttgccaGCTGCTTAAAGCATACAAAAAGTGTACCGTGTTCTTCCATGCCATTgctcatatgtatgtatttgtgtATTTCCAATGTGGTATATGTATCATATATATTGGTGTATAGATAGAATTAGTAATTTCATATTCTTTAAGTTGTTGCTTGttgttatgtatataaagGGCGGGTATGTGGCAGACAATCTTTTCGGCTAGCAACGCGCTCCACGCCACAGGCCTACTCCACGTTTCCAGCCATCTTTTAGCGGAACTCGGGCGCATCATCTTGCGTTATGTCACCGTACTTCCAGATGGCCAGATGTGCGACCCGAGCTGCTTCCTGCGCGGCTTTGTACTGGTCCACTAGTTCCTTGAGCTTCCGCTCCCCACGCTTTTCAGCCAGAACAAGGCCCTCGGCTACAAGCTGCTTTCCAAAATCGACTTTAGTAGTTGGATCGCGAAGAGTGGCCAAGTGCGGCGACCCAGTCACCTTCAGCTCGACATTGAGTTGAACCTTATGGTTCAAAACGTCTTCGGAAAACGCACGCAAGGCTTCTTCCTTATCTTCGTTGTCAGTTGGCAGGGCGACTAAGGCCAAAGCATACTCCGTGGCGTAGGGCTTTTCGCTGCTGAAGGCTGGTGGCAGGGCTGCCAAACGGTTGGTCGGAAGTGTCTAAAAATGGAAACGAGTGTTAATATTGCCAGAAAAAATCACAATGGTTTAGGAGTGAGTGTGTCGCAACTCGAATACTTTTGAAGCGTGGTTCTGGCGCCCCCAGCTACTTAGCGCTTTTGTTTCTTGCGTATTTTAGTCCTGCTACTTTGGACAATGGTTGACCCAAAAAATATGGAACTACCTTTGTACCGTTGAAGAGGATGCCACACGACTTGAAACGGTGAACACATTTAACGCAGCTGTAGGGTTTGCTTACGCCATCACGAATCGTATAAAGTCATTCGATGAAGCCTATTTAATTTGGCAAGCTTATGACTCATGCGTTTCACTTCAAGCCGGAAACGGATCTAAGGAACTTGCAGAGATATAAATATTAGTCAAAGCGACACTTACCTCCTTATTTCCATAATCGATGTACAGGACGGTAGCATTGCTGCCCTGCACGCGTTCCACCTTGGCACGGTACCACTGATTATCAAGTGTAAACTGAGCGGCCACCAGGTCACCACGCTTTGGCGTGTACGATCCAGCGATGGGTGGGTTGGACTGGAAGTCGGCGTGAAGCTTGCTCATAAGCGACTCTAGCTTGGATCCGCTCTCCACGGATTGCGCGAAGAATGTCAGAGATTCGGTGATCTCAGTGACAATGACGTTCTCGTAGTTGACTTTACGATCCGCCACTACCTTGTCCTCCTTCTC
It contains:
- the LOC6734400 gene encoding disco-interacting protein 2 isoform X2; translated protein: MEHTASLPGYVREKLAELDLELSEGDITQKGYEKKRAKLLQPFLKKPEGDKVKSTPPPPYYNVKNANNSTNHGNINNDGVIVSSEGYSYVTEVPSLSSSQQRHSKKIDFHQPAAMSLSSTPQSGNAGAPGYENMRPQGGAVGDPGYQNTREPSAFQNQQSTNNSQHRQRRTQRKVTHNEKRYHSVRQEAVQQALAALKGRPKPSLPMPSKRTSVLNRSPGCNDELDSSTDDESIPEETISPDKEYNYPRDHISNSILPPEPIIKPPIRESSMGSQQHARPDVKQNQIPNQKYTAPNSAPERRPPQNLPPLPTSEPLSSDCPPIAYKRENDFSDKAFKQKQYNAPDITQFNNAHRAADRVTRYVNVSQNELNETDANGKWKVSAKIQQLLNTLKRPKRRPLPEFYEDNDIELEIAANTKDPNAPKPEGSTMTPVQGEQLSIPAGLPRTLECALQRYGTNSFKSPMATVLDPNGKITTTLTYGKLLSRAQKIAHALSTKIFSKGPEQVTLKPGDRVALVYPNNDPLSFITAWYGCMFRGLVPLPIELPLSSSDTPPQQVGFLLSSCGITVALTSEACLKGLPKSTTTGEIAKLKGWPRLQWFVTEHLPKPPKEFNVGNLRADDSAAAYIEYTTDKEGSVMGVTVTRAAMINHCRALTMACHYTEGETIVCVLDFKREVGLWHSVLTSVLNGMHVIFIPYALMKLRPSSWMQLITKHRASCCLVKSRDLHWGLLATKDHKDISLSSLRMLLVADGANPWSLSSCDQFLSVFQAKGLRSDAICPCASSSEVFTVSLRRPGRGSCGFSPSATGRGVLSMAALSHGVVRVDSEDSLTSLTLQDCGQVMPAAQMVVVRSEGPPVLCKTDQVGEICVTSGSTSASYFGLDGMTNSTFKVQPLLEELEQPKDGNGTVNIISKPIGEDFYVRSGLLGFLGPGGLVFVCGSRDGLMTVTGRKHNADDIIATVLAVEPMRFIYRGRIAVFSIKVLRDERVCVIAEQRPDCSEEESFQWMSRVLQAVDSIHQVGIYCLALVPPNHLPKTPLGGIHLCEARRRFLEGSLHPANVLMCPHTCVTNLPKPRELHQGVQTAAKLSSSSGCGITDTGVGPASVMVGNLVQGNRLAEAHGRDVGLAEDCERKPQLITGVLRWRANTSPDHIIFTLLNSKGAIAKTLTCSELHKRAEKIAALLQERGRIEPGDHVALIFPPGLDLLCAFYGCLYLGAIPITIRPPHPQNLNTTLPTVRMIVDVSKSGIVLSIQPIIKLLKSREAATSIDPKTWPPILDIDDNPKRKYAGIATVSFDSSAYLDFSVSTCGRLSGVNITHRSLSSLCASLKLACELYPSRHVALCLDPYCGLGFVMWTLIGVYSGHHSILIAPYEVEANPSLWLSTLSQHRVRDTFCSYGVIELCTKALSNSIPSLKQRNIDLRCVRTCVVVAEERPRVQLTQQFCKLFQALGLNTRCVSTSFGCRVNPAICVQGASSAESAQVYVDMRALRNNRVALVERGAPNSLCVIESGKLLPGVKVIIANPETKGHCGDSHLGEIWVQAPHNANGYFTIYGDETDYNDHFNAKLVTGATSELYARTGYLGFLRRTECSQSASLLDETTPSVASRDSDTESLNSISQLQLNFSNVSLGGNSEHSLVGGASNADQELHDAVYVVGAVDEVISLRGMNYHPIDIENSVMRCHKKIAECAVFTWTNLLVVVVELDGNESEALDLVPLVTNTVLEDHQLIVGVVVVVDPGVVPINSRGEKQRMHLRDGFLADQLDPIYVAYNM